In Rattus norvegicus strain BN/NHsdMcwi chromosome 1, GRCr8, whole genome shotgun sequence, a genomic segment contains:
- the Zfp74 gene encoding zinc finger protein 569 isoform X1, producing the protein MTESEGLVTFKDVAIDFTPEEWKQLDPTQRNLYRNVMLENYNNLITVGPPLSKPDVIFKLEQEEEPCVVEKEVLRRRRPGEILGIDEHQKNQNRLLRQVLKGTVVTHEADERPKKFANTFSPNSDSVPSGHNLCDPDSVGKRAEPDSGDPGNAKQPSPEERFQEDDAEQPFHNSSPHFVLTPFKCNHCGKGFSQTLDLIRHLRVHTGGKLYECHQCGKGFSHKEKLINHHKLHSRDQCYECNECGKTFIKMSNLMRHQRIHTGEKPYVCQECGKSFSQKSNLIDHEKIHTGEKPYECRECGKSFSQKQSLVAHQKVHTGEKPYACNECGKAFPRIASLALHMRSHTGEKPYKCDKCGKAFSQFSMLIIHVRIHTGEKPYECSECGKAFSQSSALTVHIRSHTGEKPYECKECRKSFSHKKNFITHQKIHTREKPYGCNECGKAFIQMSNLVRHQRIHTGEKPYLCKECGKAFSQKSNLIAHEKIHSGEKPYECNECGKAFSQKQNFITHQKVHTGEKPYDCNKCGKAFSQIASLTLHLRSHTGERPYECDKCGKAFSQCSLLNLHMRSHTGEKPYICNECGKAFSQRTSLIVHMRGHTGEKPYECNKCGKAFSQSSSLTIHIRGHTGEKPFDCSKCGKAFSQISSLTLHMRKHTGEKPYNCIECGKAFSQKSHLVRHQRIHTH; encoded by the exons atgacCGAGTCTGAG GGACTAGTGACGTTCAAAGATGTGGCCATTGATTTCACCCCAGAAGAATGGAAGCAGCTGGATCCTACTCAGCGGAACCTATATCGGAATGTGATGCTCGAAAATTATAACAACTTAATCACAGTTG GCCCGCCACTCTCCAAACCCGATGTGATTTTCAAGTTGGAACAAGAGGAAGAGCCATGTGTAGTGGAGAAAGAAGTGTTAAGGAGACGCCGTCCAG GAGAGATTTTGGGCATTGATGAACACCAGAAAAACCAGAACAGGCtcttgagacaagttctcaaGGGGACGGTGGTGACTCACGAAGCCGATGAACGCCCTAAGAAGTTCGCAAATACATTCTCTCCAAACTCAGACTCCGTTCCTTCCGGACACAATCTCTGTGACCCTGACAGTGTTGGAAAGCGTGCAGAACCGGATTCTGGCGATCCCGGTAATGCAAAGCAGCCGTCGCCAGAGGAGCGTTTCCAGGAAGATGATGCGGAGCAACCATTTCACAACAGCTCGCCCCATTTTGTGCTGACGCCCTTCAAGTGCAATCACTGTGGAAAAGGCTTTAGTCAGACCCTGGACCTGATTCGACACCTGAGAGTTCACACTGGGGGGAAACTGTATGAGTGCCATCAGTGTGGAAAAGGCTTTAGCCACAAGGAGAAACTTATTAATCACCATAAACTTCACAGTAGGGATCAGTGCTATGAGTGTAACGAATGTGGGAAGACTTTCATTAAGATGTCAAATCTCATGAGACATCAACGAATTCACACCGGAGAGAAACCATATGTGTGCCAGGAGTGTGGGAAATCCTTCAGCCAGAAATCTAATCTCATTGACCACGAAAAGATTCACACTGGCGAGAAGCCTTATGAATGCAGGGAGTGTGGGAAATCCTTCAGCCAGAAACAAAGCCTTGTCGCACACCAAAAAGTTCACACTGGGGAGAAGCCTTACGCGTGCAATGAGTGTGGGAAGGCCTTTCCTCGGATCGCTTCCCTTGCTCTTCATATGCGCAGTCACACGGGAGAAAAACCATATAAGTGTGATAAGTGTGGAAAAGCCTTCTCTCAGTTTTCCATGCTCATCATACACGTGAGAATCCACACTGGTGAGAAGCCGTACGAGTGCAGCGAGTGTGGAAAAGCCTTCTCTCAGAGCTCAGCACTAACTGTGCATATTAGAAGCCACACGGgtgagaaaccctatgaatgcaaGGAATGCAGAAAATCCTTCAGTCATAAGAAAAACTTCATCACCCATCAGAAGATTCATACTCGGGAGAAGCCGTATGGATGCAATGAGTGTGGCAAAGCCTTTATCCAGATGTCAAACCTTGTCCGGCACCAGAGGATCCACACGGGAGAAAAGCCTTATCTATGTAAggaatgtggcaaagccttcagCCAGAAGTCAAATCTCATTGCTCATGAAAAAATTCActctggagagaagccctacGAATGTAAcgagtgtgggaaagccttcagcCAGAAGCAAAACTTCATTACCCATCAGAAAGTTCACAcgggagagaaaccttatgattGTAACAAGTGTGGGAAGGCCTTTTCTCAGATCGCTTCCCTTACCCTTCATTTGCGAAGTCACACGGGAGAAAGGCCTTATGAGTGTGACAAGTGCGGGAAAGCCTTCTCCCAGTGCTCACTACTCAATTTACACATGCGAAGTCACACAGGCGAGAAGCCATACATATGCAACGAATGTGGAAAAGCCTTCTCTCAAAGAACATCCCTCATTGTGCACATGAGAGGCCACACTGgcgagaagccctatgaatgtaacaagtgtgggaaagccttctcCCAGAGCTCATCCCTCACCATACACATCCGGGGTCACACGGGCGAGAAACCCTTCGACTGCAGCAAGTGTGGAAAAGCCTTCTCTCAGATATCTTCCCTTACACTTCATATGAGGAAACACACAGGGGAGAAGCCCTATAACTGTATCGAGTGTGGCAAAGCTTTCAGCCAAAAGTCGCACCTTGTCAGACACCAGAGAATCCACACTCACTAG